The nucleotide window GATGTTCAGCAGCACCAGCAGCATATACGGCTTGGTGATCACCCAGTCGAGATGGCGCTGCTCTACCAGTCCCCCTTTGGCCGTCACGTTAAACTTGCCTTTGTGCGGATTAAACAGCGCGACCGTGGTTGGCCGGGCGATGTACCAGGCCAGCACGGTTTCGTACACCTCGCTCCAGAAGGAGTGACGCCAGCGGCCCTGAATGCGTGAGTTGGTCAGGCTGGTATGCACCATGTGCGGCAGCACGTAGATGGCAATCGCCAGCGCCGGCGCATAAATGATGTACGCGTGGAACAGCAGAAAGGCCAGCGGTGCCAGCAGGAAGATCAGGCGGGGAATGCCCGCCAGAAAGTGCAGCATGGCGTTGGCGTAGCATAAGCGCTGCACCAGCTTCAGCCCTTTACCAAACAGCGGATTATCAAGGCGGAAGATCTGCACCATGCCGCGCGCCCAGCGGATACGCTGGCCGATGTGCGCCGACAGGCTCTCGGTGGCCAGCCCGGCGGCCTGCGGAATACGGATATACGCCGAGGTGTAGCCCCGGCGGTGCAGGCGCAGTGAGGTATGCGCATCTTCGGTGACGGTTTCCACCGCAATACCGCCAATTTCATCCAGCGCCGTGCGGCGCAGCACTGCGCAGGAGCCGCAGAAGAAGGCCGCGTCCCAGGTGTCGTTGCCGTCCTGCACCAGGCCATAAAACAGCGAACCTTCGTTGGGCGTCTGTCGGAAACGGCCGAGGTTGCGTTCAAAGGGATCGGGCGAGAAGAAGTGGTGCGGCGTTTGCAGCATCGCCAGACGCGGATCTTTCAGGAACCAGCCCAGCGTCAGCTGCAGGAACGAGCGCGTGGGCACGTGGTCGCAGTCGAAAATCGCGACGTATTCGCTGCGGCAGGTGGTTTTCAGCGCGTGGTTGATGTTGCCGGCTTTGGCGTGCTCATGCGTGGCGCGCACTACATAGTGAATGCCGACGCTGGCAGCAAATTCGCGAAACTCAGCGCGCGTGCCGTCATCCAGCAGAAAGATATTCAGTTTATCCTGCGGCCAGTCGATGCCCAGCGCGGCATAAATCGTCGGTTTCACCACGCTGAGCGGTTCGTTATAGGTGGGCACCAGAATGTCCACCGACGGCCAGCTGTCGATGGCGGGCGGCATGGAAACCGGCTGCCGGTTAAGCGGCCACAGCGTCTGAAAATAGCCCAGCACCAGAACGGTCCAGGCGTAGGTTTCTGCAGCAATCAGCAGCAGGCCAAAGATCAGGCTGAGCGGATCGTCCCAGTTGAGCGTTTCGGTATAACGCCACCACAAATAGCGGCAGGAGATGGTCAGTGACAGCACAATCAGCATCATGGTGGCGAGGCGGCCCGGCACGCGGCGCACCAGCATGGCCAGCCCCCACAGTAACAGCACAAACACCAGCTGCGTGGTGATACTGAACGGCTGCGAGATACACAGCAGCGCCAGCAGGCTGGCCACCAGCGCGGTGAGAATAAACAGCAGCTGGCGCAGGCGCAGCGGCAAGCGCTGCAGCTGCTGCTCGGCGCGATCGGGCACGCCACTGGCCACAAGACGCGCCGGCAGCCGGTCAAGCCAGTGCCACAGCCGGTGTCGCCAGCGGAACAGACCGCTGAAGCGCTGACGCCCGCTGCGCACGCGCTTGCCCTGCGGCAGCGTCAGCATCAGCCACAGGCTCTGTAACAGATAGCGCAGGGCATCCAGCGGGCGCGGGCGCAGCGGTGAAATCTGCGGATAGTAGCGGTGACGCTGCTGCAGGATCGACTGCCAGCCCGGCGACTCCAGCCGCAGCAGCGACCAGGCCAGCACGCACCAGACGAGGTGCAGCGCCACGGTAAGGCGGCCGGCACCGTGCGTGCGCGCCGTGCGGGCGCGTTGTTGCAGCGCCTGCCAGACCGGCGGCACCAGCAGCCAGCGCAGCGGATTCACGCGGCACCTCCGGCCACGTGCAGCAGCAGCCAGTTCGCCAGCGTGTTGATCTCCTCGCTGGCCAGCGCATGCGGCCGGTATTCACCCACCGGCTGCTTCATCATCAGCGCTTCCGCCAGCGCTTCGTCGCGGTGAATCACCTGCGGAATCAGATGCGTCAGGGAACGCAGCCACAGCTGATGCAGATCCTGCTGCAGCTGGCTGTTGGCGTTGAACTGGTTGATCAGGAACAGCGTCGGCGCGCTGAAGGCGTGACGGTGCAGGCGCAGCTGGCAATTGGCATCCAGCGTCAGCACCTGCAGCAGGCGATCGGCTGCCTGCAAAAGCGGCGCGTGGCACGGCAGCGGTTCCGCCGGCAGGTCGAAAATAATCCACTGATAGCGCTTTTTCAGGGCCGGTAAGGCATTGAGCAGCGGGGCGGTCAGGGTGGCTGGCGCCTGCGGTAACGATAAGCGCTGCTGATGCGTCAGCAGGCCTGACGGCAGAAAATCCAGCCCCGGCTGGTAGCGCTGCGCGCTGTGCTGCCACGGCTGCTGTTCCAGCAGGGCAGGGAGCCAGCCCGGCGCGTGATCCAGCGGCAGATTAAAGTGCGCAGCCAGCTGATTCGCCGGTGAGGCATCAATCAGCAGCACGGACGCCTGCAGCCGGTGCAGCGCCCAGCCCAGTGCTGCGCTGAGGGCGGTCGCACCGCAGCCGCCGCGCAGTCCCTGTAACGCAATTACCGGCATTCGTCTTCGCGCTCCGCAACGTCCAGCATTTCACGCAGCAGGGGCCAGCGCGCCAGCAGGGTATTTACCCGCGCTTCACGCGCAATATCAATGTAGCGAAAGGCTTTCAGCCCAAAGGCAGCGCTCAGCGCATTAATATCATCCTGATCTTCACTGGCAGAAGCGATCAGCGAAAAAGCATTTTCTGTTTTCATTACGTTTTGCCATCAAAAAAGACAATCCAGGGAGCGCAACGCTATTTTTGCCGGCGGTTGAACCGAAGTGAGCGATGCGGCGCATCGACATCGAAATGAGTTGTTCCGGCGAAGCTTTTTTTATTTCAGCAGTTCCAATCGTCGCCGTCTATATTAAACTAGCCTGGATTGTCCTGATCGCGAATCAAATATGAAAAATCGCTATGCCCTTGGCCTGCAACAGGTTCAGCAGGAATTAATTACTCTGCAATCGCCAGGGTTTTACTGGATTACCAGCCAGCGTCCTGAGGATGCGCGAACCCTGCTGCGTCAGGTCATCAGCCAGCAGGAGGCCGCCACGCTGATCAGCGCTGATGAGGCCCCGCGCGCGCTGCTTACGCCCGATCCGGCCGCTGGCCCGGCCCGCATTCCGCTCTTTTCCCTGCCGTCCGATAAAGCCAGCCTGCTGCAGCTGGAGAATGACCTTGCGCGCGTGCTGAATAAGCGCAATGGGCTGGTGCTGTTTTATACGCAGGCAGCCGTGTGGAGTAAATTCTCGCCACAGGAGATGACGCTGTGGATTAAAGGGCTGCGTCGTCTGCTGATCAAAAAACAAATGACGCTGCTTATTATGACCGCCGGTACGACAATAATTCATTTGCGCAATCATCTGCCGCGTTATTTTCGTCAGCTTGACGGCGTGGCACATTTAGATTTTCAGCAGGATAGCTGGCAATATCGAATTAACTGGTGGTATTCCGGGGATAATTTGCTGGCGGATCGCGCTATCCGTTTGAGTTGTATTGAAAATAACTTTATCGCGGAAAAAGAAAAGCAGCAGACTGCGCCACTCAGCCTGAATGATGAGCATCAGTTTCTTGCTCAGCAGGGCGTGCTGGAAGGCGCACCGCCGCTCTCCGCCCAGTGGGAATTGTTTAATGATAATGAAGCGGTGTTTACGCGAGCCCAGCAGGCCAGCGCCGCCACCGTCATCTTTAGTCTGGCCCACAATCAGGATATTCAGGCGCTGGCCAGGCTGGTCCACAGCCTGCGGCGATCGCGCGGCAATGCGCTGAAAATCGTGGTGCGTGAACTGCACACCAGCCTGCGTTACAGCGATGAACGCCTGCTGCTGGCCTGCGGCGTCAATGTCATTGTACCCGGCAGCGCCACGTTGTCGCGCTTCCTGACCACGCTGGAAGGCATTCAGGGGCAGCAGTTTACCCGCCATGTACCGGCCGATCTGACGGCGCTGATGCAGGCCCTGCAGCCTCTGCAGCAAAAGGGCTGGCTGGCGCTGGATCGCTTCTGCGCAGCGGTGCAGCAGCTGATGGCCAATACTTTGCTGCCGGAAAACGATAAAGGGCTGATGGTGGCGCTGCGTCCGGTGCCTCAGCTGAAACCGGAACAGGTACTTACGCTGTGCAAACCGCGCCGTTTTGGCGATTTGGTCACGCTGGTGGGCGATCGCCTCTATTTGTTCCTCTCTTCCTGTCGCTTTAACGATCTGGACATTGCGCTGAAGTCGATTTTTTCCCTGCCGCACGACGAGCTGTTCAGTAACCGGATGGTGTGGTTCGCGGACAACCAGATTCTGGCCGAAGTGGACAACGTGCGCCAGCTGACGCCGGCGGCGCAGCGGGATGTCACGGCGGCGCTTCCGATCAGCGACGCCACAGCCGCACCTGCCGCGCATGCCGACGTCGCGAAAACGCCGCAGCCTTTCAGTCTGGATATTGAAGGAGATCGCGTATGACCCTGATGGACTGGGTGCAAATCGCCATTCTGCTGCTGCTGATTCTGCTGTTTTTCAAATCGCTGTGGCTGCGCTGGTTGCCGCGCCGCAGCAACAGCCTGCTGATGCGTCTGCTGCCCACGCGCGCGCTGAAAGCCGAAGGGCTGTGGCATCGTCAATCGACCAAAACGGATAAACATGAATAACAATTCTGCAAGGCTGCCTGCAGCACACTGGCGCGGCCTGGGTGGCTGGAATGTCTATTTTCTGCTCAAATTTGGCCTGCTGTGGTACGGCTATCTCAATTTTCACGCTCTGAGCAATCTGGTCTTTCTGGCCTGGCTGCTGTTTCCACTCCCCTCTGCGCGTCTGCACCGCGTGCGGCAGTGGATCTCTCTGCCCGTGGGCTTTGCGCTGTTCTGGCACGATACCTGGCTGCCGGGGCTGAATTCACTGCTGAGTCAGGGCAGTCAGCTTGCTGGCTTCTCGGCGGCTTATCTGCTGGATCTGCTGGCGCGCTTTATTAACTGGGAAATGATCGGCGCCGCTTTTGTACTGCTGGTGCTCTACCTGTTTGTGGCGCAGTGGATTCGCGTTACCGTGCTGGTCTCGCTGGCGCTGATCTGGCTCAACGTGCTGACCCTTGCCGGTCCGTCGCTGAACCTGCTGCCGGGCAAAGCCGCCGCGCCAGCGGTGGTGCTGAACGATCAACCGGCACTGACGAAAACGCCGGAAGGGCTGGGTCAGTCTGCGCCGCCCACCAGCGCCAACCTGACGGCGTGGCTTAACCGTTTTTATGACAGCGAACGTCAGCGCGTCACGCACTTCCCCGATGCGCTGCCGGCGGATTCGCAGCCGTTTGATATTCTGGTGATCAACATCTGTTCGCTGTCGTGGTCAGATATTGACGTGGCGCAGCTGCGCGATCATCCG belongs to Candidatus Pantoea soli and includes:
- the bcsE gene encoding cellulose biosynthesis protein BcsE — its product is MKNRYALGLQQVQQELITLQSPGFYWITSQRPEDARTLLRQVISQQEAATLISADEAPRALLTPDPAAGPARIPLFSLPSDKASLLQLENDLARVLNKRNGLVLFYTQAAVWSKFSPQEMTLWIKGLRRLLIKKQMTLLIMTAGTTIIHLRNHLPRYFRQLDGVAHLDFQQDSWQYRINWWYSGDNLLADRAIRLSCIENNFIAEKEKQQTAPLSLNDEHQFLAQQGVLEGAPPLSAQWELFNDNEAVFTRAQQASAATVIFSLAHNQDIQALARLVHSLRRSRGNALKIVVRELHTSLRYSDERLLLACGVNVIVPGSATLSRFLTTLEGIQGQQFTRHVPADLTALMQALQPLQQKGWLALDRFCAAVQQLMANTLLPENDKGLMVALRPVPQLKPEQVLTLCKPRRFGDLVTLVGDRLYLFLSSCRFNDLDIALKSIFSLPHDELFSNRMVWFADNQILAEVDNVRQLTPAAQRDVTAALPISDATAAPAAHADVAKTPQPFSLDIEGDRV
- the bcsA gene encoding UDP-forming cellulose synthase catalytic subunit yields the protein MNPLRWLLVPPVWQALQQRARTARTHGAGRLTVALHLVWCVLAWSLLRLESPGWQSILQQRHRYYPQISPLRPRPLDALRYLLQSLWLMLTLPQGKRVRSGRQRFSGLFRWRHRLWHWLDRLPARLVASGVPDRAEQQLQRLPLRLRQLLFILTALVASLLALLCISQPFSITTQLVFVLLLWGLAMLVRRVPGRLATMMLIVLSLTISCRYLWWRYTETLNWDDPLSLIFGLLLIAAETYAWTVLVLGYFQTLWPLNRQPVSMPPAIDSWPSVDILVPTYNEPLSVVKPTIYAALGIDWPQDKLNIFLLDDGTRAEFREFAASVGIHYVVRATHEHAKAGNINHALKTTCRSEYVAIFDCDHVPTRSFLQLTLGWFLKDPRLAMLQTPHHFFSPDPFERNLGRFRQTPNEGSLFYGLVQDGNDTWDAAFFCGSCAVLRRTALDEIGGIAVETVTEDAHTSLRLHRRGYTSAYIRIPQAAGLATESLSAHIGQRIRWARGMVQIFRLDNPLFGKGLKLVQRLCYANAMLHFLAGIPRLIFLLAPLAFLLFHAYIIYAPALAIAIYVLPHMVHTSLTNSRIQGRWRHSFWSEVYETVLAWYIARPTTVALFNPHKGKFNVTAKGGLVEQRHLDWVITKPYMLLVLLNIAGIVMAFWRMAHGPSNEILTIWVSLVWVIYNMIILGGAVAVSVEARQIREAHRVEIAMPAALARGDGHMVPCTLRDYSDGGVGVELREADALKENETVSLLLRRGQQEFSFPCQVQRVFGRRAGIRLHQLTTQQHIEFIQCTFARADTWALWQDGFPEDKPVQSLADIMVLGFKGYLRLAEYGPAPMRRLFRGLTVLLRWLATLLPQGVKPLPASGKTDFY
- the bcsQ gene encoding cellulose biosynthesis protein BcsQ, whose protein sequence is MPVIALQGLRGGCGATALSAALGWALHRLQASVLLIDASPANQLAAHFNLPLDHAPGWLPALLEQQPWQHSAQRYQPGLDFLPSGLLTHQQRLSLPQAPATLTAPLLNALPALKKRYQWIIFDLPAEPLPCHAPLLQAADRLLQVLTLDANCQLRLHRHAFSAPTLFLINQFNANSQLQQDLHQLWLRSLTHLIPQVIHRDEALAEALMMKQPVGEYRPHALASEEINTLANWLLLHVAGGAA
- the bcsR gene encoding cellulose biosynthesis protein BcsR, producing MKTENAFSLIASASEDQDDINALSAAFGLKAFRYIDIAREARVNTLLARWPLLREMLDVAEREDECR
- the bcsF gene encoding cellulose biosynthesis protein BcsF, which codes for MTLMDWVQIAILLLLILLFFKSLWLRWLPRRSNSLLMRLLPTRALKAEGLWHRQSTKTDKHE